A window from Pseudomonas sp. Tri1 encodes these proteins:
- a CDS encoding integrase domain-containing protein: MCAQATRLSDRQLKAIKPKDKDYVLSDGDGLQLRVRINGSTLWNFNYRHLVTKNRINMGLGTYPELSLAQARKKTVEARELLALAIDPKEQRNALEQTKKAATEHTFENVAATWFELKQDVVTPAYAEDIWRSLTLHVFPKLGTVPLSQITAPMVIELLRPLETKGSLETVKRLTQRLNEIMIHGVNSGIIFANPLSGIRGVFKKPKKQNMAALRPEELPELMVAIANASIKRTTRCLIEWQLHTMTRPAEAATTSWADIDLDKKTWTIPAERMKKRRAHVIPLTEHALALLETIKPYSGHREYVFPADKDPRTHCNSQTANMALKRMGFEGRLVSHGMRSMASTILNEQGWDSELIEVALAHVDKDEVRSAYNRADYIERRRPMMIWWSEHIQHAATGSLSIAAVQETRGLKRVSTG, encoded by the coding sequence TTGTGCGCTCAAGCCACCCGCCTCTCTGATCGCCAGCTCAAAGCCATCAAGCCAAAAGACAAAGATTACGTCCTCAGTGATGGCGACGGCCTACAATTGCGAGTGAGAATTAATGGCTCTACGCTGTGGAACTTCAACTACCGGCATCTGGTAACGAAGAATCGCATCAACATGGGACTGGGCACCTACCCAGAGCTCTCTCTCGCGCAAGCCAGAAAGAAAACGGTCGAAGCTAGAGAACTGCTCGCGCTGGCCATCGACCCGAAAGAGCAACGCAATGCGTTGGAGCAAACAAAAAAAGCAGCCACTGAGCATACATTCGAGAACGTAGCTGCTACTTGGTTCGAGCTGAAGCAGGATGTCGTTACACCGGCCTATGCCGAAGACATATGGCGCTCTCTCACCCTCCACGTATTTCCAAAACTCGGAACTGTACCCCTCTCGCAAATCACTGCGCCGATGGTCATCGAATTGCTCCGCCCTCTGGAAACGAAAGGCAGCTTAGAGACAGTGAAGCGGCTGACTCAAAGGCTCAATGAGATCATGATCCATGGCGTGAACTCGGGAATAATCTTCGCCAATCCACTCAGCGGCATCCGGGGCGTTTTCAAAAAGCCGAAAAAACAGAACATGGCAGCCCTCCGCCCCGAAGAGCTGCCAGAGCTAATGGTAGCCATCGCTAATGCGAGCATAAAAAGAACAACACGTTGTCTGATCGAATGGCAACTCCACACCATGACCCGTCCAGCGGAAGCCGCCACGACTTCCTGGGCCGACATCGACCTCGACAAGAAAACGTGGACGATCCCAGCGGAGCGTATGAAAAAACGACGCGCTCACGTCATACCTTTGACCGAACATGCACTTGCCCTGCTAGAAACGATCAAACCCTATAGCGGCCATAGGGAGTACGTATTCCCTGCAGACAAAGATCCGCGAACTCACTGCAATAGCCAGACGGCAAACATGGCCTTGAAACGCATGGGCTTTGAAGGTCGTTTGGTAAGCCACGGCATGCGGTCCATGGCCAGTACCATCCTGAACGAACAGGGGTGGGACTCGGAGCTGATCGAAGTCGCACTTGCGCACGTAGATAAGGACGAAGTGCGTAGCGCCTACAATCGTGCGGATTACATTGAGAGAAGACGCCCGATGATGATCTGGTGGAGCGAGCACATTCAGCATGCAGCTACCGGTAGTTTGTCGATCGCAGCCGTTCAGGAGACAAGGGGACTGAAACGAGTATCGACCGGCTAA
- a CDS encoding FAD-binding and (Fe-S)-binding domain-containing protein, producing MTLPAPFLRDVQQLIPPKRRFDDPLSTLAFGTDASFYRLIPKLVVRVESEDEVIALLKLAQRDQVPVTFRAAGTSLSGQAISDSVLIVLGDNWNGREIREHGTQIRLQPGVIGAQANAWLAPFGRKIGPDPASINACKIGGIVANNASGMCCGTAQNTYHTLAGIRLVLADGTRLDTEDEASVAAFRTSHGELLDRLATLGRETRANTELAARIRHKYRLKNTTGLSLNALVDFDEPVDILSHLLVGSEGTLGFISAVTYNTVIDHPNKASALIVFPDVETCCNAVTVLKSQPVSAVELLDRRSLRSVQDKPGMPDFVQHLSINACALLIESRAASSSLLQEQLTRIMASLAGFPVEKQVDFTEDPRENARLWAIRKDTFPAVGAVRKTGTTVIIEDVTFPVEQLAIGVNRLIELFDKHHYDEAILFGHALEGNLHFVFTQGFNNPEEVARYQAFMDDVAQLVAVEFGGSLKAEHGTGRNMAPFVELEWGSDAYQLMWQLKRLLDPNGILNPDVVLSEDPQIHLKHLKPLPAADEIVDKCIECGFCEPVCPSKDLTLSPRQRIVIWRDIQAKKRAGTDTTELERAYQYQGIDTCAATGLCAQRCPVGINTGELVKKLRSREATNTKTANWIEGNFATTLQGVRFTLHVANGARMLLGAPRLAKLSASLTRLSKGQVPQWTSAMPQPEKAIRFSPAVSDERPRVVYLAACVSRVMGPAAGDKEQMSLYEKTQRLLEKAGYQVVFPDNVDSLCCGQPFASKGYVEQAEHKRQELIGALLHASRGGLDPIYCDTSPCTLRLVQDLGDVRLDLYDPVRFIRTHLMDRLDFTPQEAPIAVHVTCSTQHLGESQALIDLARKCSKNVVIPEGIHCCGFAGDKGFTTPELNAHSLRTLKDAVQHCSEGISTSRTCEIGLTQHGAIDYHGLVYLIDRVTQARAT from the coding sequence ATGACTCTTCCGGCTCCTTTCCTGCGTGATGTCCAGCAACTGATTCCGCCAAAACGACGTTTCGACGATCCGCTGTCGACCTTGGCCTTCGGCACCGACGCCAGTTTCTATCGGCTGATTCCGAAACTGGTGGTACGCGTCGAATCCGAAGATGAAGTGATCGCCCTGCTGAAACTGGCCCAACGAGACCAAGTCCCGGTCACCTTCCGCGCCGCCGGCACCAGCCTGTCCGGGCAAGCCATCAGCGACTCGGTGCTGATTGTGCTTGGGGATAACTGGAACGGCCGCGAGATTCGCGAACACGGCACACAGATTCGCTTGCAGCCCGGCGTGATCGGCGCCCAGGCCAATGCCTGGCTGGCACCGTTCGGGCGCAAGATCGGCCCTGATCCAGCCTCGATCAACGCCTGCAAGATCGGCGGTATCGTCGCCAACAACGCCAGCGGCATGTGCTGCGGCACCGCGCAGAACACCTATCACACCCTGGCCGGTATCCGCCTGGTGCTGGCCGATGGCACGCGTCTGGATACCGAAGACGAAGCCAGCGTGGCGGCTTTTCGTACAAGCCATGGCGAACTGCTGGACCGCCTCGCGACTCTGGGCCGCGAAACCCGCGCCAATACCGAACTGGCCGCGCGAATTCGCCACAAATACCGTCTGAAAAACACCACCGGCCTGTCACTCAATGCCCTGGTGGATTTCGACGAGCCTGTGGATATCTTGAGCCATCTGCTGGTGGGCTCCGAAGGCACCTTGGGCTTCATCAGTGCGGTGACCTACAACACAGTCATCGACCACCCGAACAAAGCCTCGGCACTGATCGTCTTCCCGGATGTGGAAACCTGCTGCAACGCCGTCACCGTGCTGAAAAGCCAACCAGTTTCGGCCGTGGAACTGCTGGACCGGCGCAGCCTGCGCTCGGTGCAGGACAAGCCGGGCATGCCGGATTTCGTACAGCATCTGTCGATCAATGCCTGCGCCCTGCTGATCGAATCCCGCGCCGCGTCCTCGTCGTTGCTACAAGAACAACTGACCCGAATCATGGCATCGCTGGCCGGCTTCCCAGTGGAAAAACAGGTCGACTTTACCGAAGACCCACGGGAAAACGCCCGGCTCTGGGCGATCCGTAAAGACACCTTTCCAGCCGTGGGCGCGGTACGCAAAACCGGCACCACGGTAATCATCGAAGACGTGACCTTTCCGGTGGAACAACTGGCCATCGGGGTGAACCGCCTGATCGAGCTGTTCGACAAACATCACTACGACGAAGCGATCCTTTTCGGACACGCGCTGGAAGGCAATCTGCACTTCGTCTTCACCCAAGGCTTCAACAACCCAGAAGAAGTCGCACGTTACCAGGCGTTCATGGATGACGTGGCGCAGTTGGTGGCGGTGGAATTCGGCGGTTCGCTGAAAGCCGAACACGGCACCGGGCGCAACATGGCGCCGTTCGTCGAGCTGGAATGGGGCAGCGATGCCTATCAATTGATGTGGCAGCTCAAACGCCTGCTCGATCCCAACGGCATCCTCAACCCGGACGTGGTGCTCAGCGAAGATCCGCAGATCCACCTCAAGCACCTCAAACCGCTGCCGGCCGCCGACGAGATTGTGGACAAGTGCATCGAGTGCGGTTTCTGCGAACCGGTGTGTCCATCCAAGGACCTGACCTTGAGCCCGCGCCAGCGCATCGTGATCTGGCGGGATATCCAAGCGAAGAAACGCGCCGGCACCGACACCACCGAACTGGAACGCGCCTACCAATACCAGGGCATCGACACCTGCGCCGCCACAGGTTTGTGCGCACAACGTTGCCCGGTTGGCATCAATACCGGCGAGCTGGTGAAAAAGCTGCGCAGCCGTGAGGCGACAAATACGAAAACCGCCAACTGGATTGAAGGAAATTTCGCCACCACCCTGCAAGGCGTGCGCTTCACCCTGCACGTCGCCAACGGCGCACGCATGCTACTGGGCGCGCCACGCCTGGCAAAGCTTTCGGCCTCGTTGACGCGGCTGTCCAAGGGTCAGGTTCCGCAGTGGACCAGCGCCATGCCCCAGCCGGAAAAGGCCATCCGCTTCAGCCCTGCCGTATCCGATGAACGCCCCAGAGTGGTCTACCTGGCGGCCTGCGTGTCGCGGGTGATGGGCCCGGCGGCAGGGGATAAGGAGCAGATGTCGCTGTACGAAAAAACCCAACGGCTGCTGGAAAAGGCCGGCTATCAGGTCGTCTTTCCCGACAACGTGGACAGCCTCTGCTGCGGCCAGCCTTTTGCCTCCAAAGGCTACGTAGAACAGGCCGAACACAAGCGCCAGGAACTGATCGGCGCACTGCTGCACGCCAGTCGCGGCGGGCTCGATCCTATCTACTGCGACACCAGCCCCTGCACGCTGCGGTTGGTTCAGGACCTTGGCGACGTGCGCCTCGATCTATACGACCCGGTGCGTTTCATCCGCACTCATCTGATGGATCGTCTCGACTTCACCCCCCAAGAGGCGCCCATCGCAGTACACGTCACCTGCAGCACGCAGCACCTAGGCGAAAGCCAGGCGCTGATCGACCTAGCGCGCAAGTGCAGCAAGAACGTGGTCATCCCCGAAGGCATTCACTGCTGCGGTTTCGCTGGCGACAAGGGCTTCACCACGCCGGAGCTGAATGCCCATTCGCTGCGCACGCTCAAGGACGCGGTGCAGCATTGCAGCGAAGGGATTTCCACCAGCCGCACCTGCGAGATCGGTCTTACGCAGCACGGCGCCATTGACTACCACGGGCTGGTCTACCTGATCGATCGGGTGACCCAGGCCAGGGCGACCTGA
- a CDS encoding lactate utilization protein, with protein MSAKNNILAKLRKSLTGATPVADNFDVELVTQTYRYAPEQCIPQLRKLMEAVHTEIHLTSGEGWPALLAQLLRDRQLPSLLIAPTTAHGQKITQFWANNPDLPPLKAYDRPVEEWKAELFNDTPASLTGTLGAIAATGSLILWPTREEPRLMSLVPPVHFALLKASEIRDNFYEVQQEFEWAQGMPTNALLVSGPSKTADIEQVLAYGAHGPKDLVVLILEDQ; from the coding sequence ATGAGCGCCAAAAACAATATCCTCGCCAAGCTGCGCAAAAGTCTGACGGGCGCCACGCCGGTTGCCGACAACTTCGATGTCGAGCTGGTGACGCAAACCTACCGCTACGCGCCCGAGCAGTGCATTCCACAATTGCGCAAATTGATGGAAGCGGTGCACACCGAAATCCATCTGACGTCCGGTGAAGGCTGGCCGGCGCTGCTGGCGCAGTTGCTGCGTGACCGCCAGTTGCCGAGTTTGCTCATCGCCCCGACCACTGCGCACGGGCAAAAAATCACACAGTTTTGGGCAAACAATCCCGACCTGCCACCTCTCAAGGCCTACGACCGCCCGGTAGAGGAATGGAAAGCCGAACTGTTCAACGACACGCCTGCCAGCCTGACCGGAACCCTCGGCGCCATCGCCGCCACCGGTAGCCTGATTCTTTGGCCAACGCGGGAAGAGCCGCGACTGATGAGCCTGGTGCCACCGGTGCATTTCGCCCTGCTCAAGGCCAGCGAAATCCGCGACAACTTCTATGAAGTGCAACAGGAATTCGAATGGGCCCAAGGCATGCCCACCAACGCCCTGCTGGTGTCAGGCCCGTCGAAGACCGCCGACATCGAGCAAGTCCTGGCCTATGGCGCCCATGGTCCGAAGGATCTGGTGGTTTTGATTCTGGAGGACCAATGA
- a CDS encoding LutB/LldF family L-lactate oxidation iron-sulfur protein → MSTPTLIPTIEVQEDFRARAHKALDDTQLRNNFRSAMDSLMTKRATSFSDAHEREHLRVLGNAVRARALSKLPDLLEQLETNLTRNGVNVHWAETVDEANGIVLSIIRAHEARQVIKGKSMVSEEMEMNHFLEARDIECLESDMGEYIVQLDHEKPSHIIMPAIHKNAGQVASLFHDKLGVEYTKDVDQLIQIGRKVLRQKFFEADIGVSGVNFAVAETGTLLLVENEGNGRMSTTVPPVHIAVTGIEKVVENLRDVVPLLSLLTRSALGQPITTYVNMISGPRKPDELDGPQEVHLVLLDNGRSQAFADSELRQTLNCIRCGACMNHCPVYTRIGGHAYGEVYPGPIGKIITPHMVGLAKVPDHPSASSLCGACGEVCPVKIPIPALLRRLREENVKAPDSPNQVMRGQGSKYSPKERFIWNAWARLNSSPRLYRLFGFLATRLRALTPQNIGPWTQNHSAPKPAARSLHDLAREHLNQQGDRR, encoded by the coding sequence ATGAGCACGCCGACGCTGATCCCGACCATTGAGGTGCAGGAAGATTTTCGCGCCCGGGCCCACAAGGCTTTGGACGACACGCAACTGCGAAACAACTTTCGCAGCGCGATGGATTCACTGATGACCAAGCGGGCAACGTCCTTCAGCGATGCCCACGAAAGAGAACACCTGCGAGTGCTCGGCAATGCCGTCCGCGCCCGCGCGTTATCCAAGCTGCCCGACCTGCTCGAGCAACTTGAAACCAACCTGACCCGCAACGGTGTGAACGTGCACTGGGCGGAGACGGTGGACGAGGCCAATGGCATCGTCCTCTCGATCATCCGGGCTCACGAGGCGCGGCAAGTGATCAAGGGCAAATCGATGGTCAGCGAAGAGATGGAGATGAACCATTTCCTCGAGGCTCGGGACATTGAATGTCTCGAATCCGACATGGGGGAGTACATCGTCCAGCTCGATCACGAGAAGCCTTCACACATCATTATGCCGGCGATCCACAAGAACGCCGGTCAGGTCGCGTCCTTGTTCCACGACAAACTCGGCGTGGAGTACACCAAGGACGTCGACCAACTCATTCAGATCGGTCGCAAGGTATTGCGGCAGAAATTCTTCGAAGCTGATATCGGCGTCTCGGGCGTCAACTTCGCCGTGGCCGAAACCGGCACGCTGCTGCTAGTGGAAAACGAAGGCAATGGGCGGATGTCCACCACCGTACCGCCGGTGCACATCGCCGTAACCGGCATCGAAAAAGTCGTGGAAAACCTGCGCGATGTCGTGCCGCTGCTCTCGCTGCTGACCCGCTCGGCCCTCGGCCAGCCGATCACCACCTACGTCAACATGATCTCCGGCCCGCGCAAGCCTGACGAACTTGACGGTCCCCAGGAGGTTCACCTGGTGCTGCTGGACAACGGTCGCAGCCAGGCGTTTGCCGACAGCGAATTGCGCCAGACCCTGAACTGCATCCGCTGCGGCGCCTGTATGAATCATTGCCCGGTCTATACCCGAATCGGCGGTCATGCCTACGGCGAGGTGTACCCGGGACCTATCGGAAAAATCATCACGCCGCACATGGTCGGCCTCGCCAAAGTCCCGGACCACCCGAGCGCGTCTTCGCTGTGTGGCGCCTGCGGTGAGGTGTGTCCGGTGAAAATCCCGATTCCCGCGCTACTGCGGCGGCTGCGAGAAGAAAACGTCAAGGCGCCGGACAGCCCGAACCAAGTGATGCGCGGCCAGGGCAGCAAATACTCGCCCAAGGAGCGGTTCATCTGGAATGCCTGGGCCCGGCTCAACAGTTCGCCGCGACTGTATCGGCTGTTCGGTTTCCTCGCCACGCGCCTGCGCGCCCTGACACCCCAAAATATCGGCCCATGGACCCAGAACCACAGCGCACCCAAACCCGCCGCCCGCTCATTGCATGACCTGGCTCGCGAACACCTGAACCAGCAGGGAGACCGCCGATGA
- a CDS encoding (Fe-S)-binding protein, with protein MSELFYNAVPNATRVAPPLPEPRQYPSEKPQRVYLFGTCVVDLFYPEAGMDAIHLLEREGIRVDYPQGQSCCGQPAYTSGYTEQARTVARAQLALFAGDYPVVVPSGSCAGMLREHYADLFKDEPDTLEQVRALVARTYELAEFLLFVCKVQLQDSGEPVKIALHTSCSARREMNTHLHGRALLAQLGNVERVEHSHESECCGFGGTFSVRMPDISGAMVADKTRALKESGAHQVVSADCGCLMNINGALEKQQEALRGQHLASFLWQRTGGAA; from the coding sequence ATGAGCGAGCTTTTTTACAACGCCGTGCCGAACGCGACCCGTGTCGCCCCGCCATTGCCCGAGCCTCGGCAGTACCCTAGCGAAAAACCGCAACGGGTCTACCTGTTCGGCACTTGCGTGGTGGACCTGTTCTATCCCGAAGCCGGGATGGATGCGATTCACCTGCTGGAGCGCGAAGGAATCCGGGTGGACTACCCGCAAGGGCAAAGTTGCTGCGGCCAACCGGCCTACACCTCGGGATACACCGAACAGGCACGGACGGTAGCGCGAGCGCAACTGGCCCTGTTTGCTGGCGATTATCCGGTGGTGGTGCCCTCGGGCTCCTGCGCTGGCATGCTGCGCGAGCATTACGCCGACTTGTTCAAGGACGAGCCCGACACGCTCGAACAGGTTCGGGCCCTCGTGGCCCGAACCTATGAGCTGGCCGAATTCCTGCTGTTTGTCTGCAAGGTGCAGCTGCAGGACAGCGGCGAGCCGGTGAAAATCGCGCTGCATACGTCCTGCTCGGCCCGGCGTGAAATGAACACCCACCTACATGGTCGTGCGTTATTGGCGCAGTTGGGCAACGTGGAGCGCGTCGAGCACAGCCATGAAAGTGAATGCTGTGGTTTTGGTGGCACGTTCAGCGTGCGCATGCCGGATATTTCCGGCGCGATGGTGGCCGACAAGACCCGCGCGCTGAAGGAATCCGGCGCGCATCAGGTCGTCAGCGCCGACTGCGGCTGTTTGATGAACATCAACGGCGCGCTGGAAAAACAGCAGGAGGCGTTACGCGGTCAACACCTGGCGAGTTTCCTCTGGCAGCGTACCGGAGGTGCCGCATGA
- a CDS encoding lactate permease LctP family transporter: MQTWQQLYSPLGSLGLSALAAVIPIVFFFLALAVFRLKGHVAGSITLALAIAVAIFAFQMPADMAFAAAGYGFAYGLWPIAWIIVAAVFLYKLTVKSGQFEVIRSSVLSITDDQRLQVLLIGFCFGAFLEGAAGFGAPVAITAALLVGLGFNPLYAAGLCLIANTAPVAFGALGIPIIVAGQVTGIDAFKIGAMTGRQLPLLSLFVPFWLVFMMDGLRGVRETWPAALVAGLSFAVTQYFTSNFIGPELPDITSALAALISLTLFLKVWQPKRTAGAQIAGATSSATVTASVGGFGQPRSTVASPYSLGEIIKAWSPFLILTVLVTIWTLKPFKAMFAAGGSMYGWVFNFAIPHLDQMVIKVAPIVVNPTAIPAVFKLDPISATGTAIFFSALISMLVLKINLKTGLTTLKETFYELRWPILSIGMVLAFAFVTNFSGMSSTMALVLAGTGAAFPFFSPFLGWLGVFLTGSDTSSNALFSSLQATTAHQIGVNDTLLVAANTSGGVTGKMISPQSIAVACAATGLVGKESDLFRFTLKHSLFFATIVGLITLAQAYWFTGMLVH, translated from the coding sequence ATGCAAACCTGGCAACAGCTCTACAGCCCGCTCGGCAGCCTCGGCTTGTCCGCACTCGCGGCCGTCATTCCCATCGTATTTTTCTTCCTGGCCCTGGCGGTGTTTCGCCTCAAGGGGCATGTGGCCGGCAGCATCACCCTGGCCCTGGCGATTGCCGTCGCAATCTTTGCGTTCCAGATGCCCGCCGACATGGCCTTCGCTGCCGCCGGCTACGGCTTTGCCTACGGCCTGTGGCCCATCGCCTGGATCATCGTCGCCGCCGTGTTTCTCTACAAACTGACGGTCAAGAGCGGCCAGTTCGAGGTGATCCGCAGCTCGGTGCTGTCGATTACCGATGACCAACGCCTGCAAGTGTTGCTGATCGGCTTTTGCTTTGGCGCATTCCTTGAAGGTGCCGCAGGCTTCGGGGCGCCGGTGGCGATCACTGCTGCGTTGTTGGTCGGCCTGGGCTTCAACCCCCTATATGCCGCAGGCCTGTGCCTGATCGCCAACACCGCCCCAGTGGCGTTCGGCGCGCTGGGTATTCCGATCATCGTGGCCGGCCAGGTCACTGGGATCGATGCGTTCAAGATCGGCGCCATGACTGGTCGCCAGTTGCCGCTGCTGTCGCTGTTCGTGCCGTTCTGGCTGGTGTTCATGATGGACGGCCTGCGCGGCGTGCGGGAAACCTGGCCGGCGGCGCTGGTTGCCGGCTTGAGCTTCGCCGTCACCCAGTACTTCACCTCCAACTTCATCGGCCCGGAACTGCCAGACATCACCTCGGCCCTGGCGGCGTTGATTTCCCTGACGCTGTTCCTGAAAGTCTGGCAGCCCAAGCGCACCGCAGGCGCGCAGATTGCTGGCGCCACCTCGAGCGCAACGGTCACCGCCAGCGTCGGAGGTTTCGGCCAACCGCGCAGCACCGTGGCTTCACCCTACAGCCTGGGGGAAATCATCAAGGCCTGGTCGCCCTTCCTGATCCTAACCGTGCTGGTGACGATCTGGACCCTGAAACCGTTCAAGGCGATGTTTGCCGCCGGCGGCTCCATGTATGGCTGGGTGTTCAACTTCGCCATCCCGCACCTGGACCAGATGGTGATCAAGGTCGCGCCAATCGTGGTCAATCCGACAGCCATCCCGGCGGTCTTCAAGCTTGATCCGATTTCCGCTACCGGCACGGCGATTTTTTTCTCGGCATTGATCTCGATGCTGGTGTTGAAGATCAACCTTAAAACTGGTCTTACCACTTTAAAAGAGACCTTCTACGAACTGCGCTGGCCGATCCTGTCCATCGGTATGGTGCTGGCGTTCGCCTTCGTTACCAACTTCTCGGGCATGTCGTCGACCATGGCCTTGGTGCTGGCCGGCACCGGCGCGGCGTTCCCGTTCTTCTCGCCCTTCCTGGGATGGCTGGGGGTATTCCTGACCGGCTCCGATACCTCGTCCAACGCTCTGTTCAGCTCCTTGCAAGCCACTACTGCGCACCAGATCGGCGTCAACGACACCTTGCTCGTAGCTGCGAACACCAGTGGCGGCGTGACTGGCAAGATGATTTCGCCACAATCGATCGCGGTGGCGTGCGCGGCGACCGGGCTGGTGGGCAAGGAATCGGATCTGTTCCGTTTCACCCTCAAACACAGCCTATTCTTTGCAACGATCGTCGGCCTGATCACGTTGGCCCAGGCCTACTGGTTCACCGGCATGTTGGTGCACTGA